The Periplaneta americana isolate PAMFEO1 chromosome 14, P.americana_PAMFEO1_priV1, whole genome shotgun sequence region TCATTCTATCTCAATATTTAATAATCTGTCTGTAGTAAAttgatatttcattaataaacttagtaatagtgaatttctacacttgtgattatttcgaaagcctgagatcacattctgagtaggaatccctcctatccGTAAGCAAGTACAGTTTATAAATCATATTAGAGAGTTAGGAAGTATAATGCAGTGTCCGATTCGTTTGTGTTATCTTGATAGAGATTATAACTCGCGATtatctcaaagataagccatccgcccttgtcgtgGCAAGTGACACGACAAATTACTGGTGTCAGATATGATAGAGCTCAACAATAAATTTTGGTGTcagatatggtataataaatactgGTGTCAGAATTAGTATAACAAAAATTGGTGTCAGAAATGGGCACAACACCTGCATATCTGacccacccaaaataattagtctggctacgccactgaatATAGCTCAATTTATGTCGAAGCATTTTCTTGGGATAGTGGTTCCGATGCAGATCATACCTTCTTTCTTGCAATTGAAAAATCAGAAGGAAGATCCTCTCCAGTGTGTGGTGTGTCAAAAAGAACCATACAGAATATACAGAAAGAATTTCGAGACATGATGGAAAATGAAGTTGCATGTTTATTTAGTACGCCAGAAAAGTATAAATGCGATAAACTTCTCCCTGGTCTTGATGACTGTGAACGTTGTGTTTTACGACGAACTGAGCATGAACTTTAAGACCAGGTAAAGTAGGTGCCAGCCAGTTGTAGAGAAAATAAGAAGTCTGCAGGAGGATTAATTTTCAGGGTAGTGAAAGGAGTCTGAGAGACATTTTAAAGTCACTAGGTTTGAGATGTGGATGTGGCTCTGATAACCACTGTAATAGTTGTACAAAGCTAATGCAATGACCTCccatccaggcaacccgagttcgatcctCACCCAGGTCATGATAaaatttgttgtggacaaagcagatgtttCAGAGAGTTTTACTTGAGGTACTCCTATTTcctttatcattccaccaacacactccaccttcccctcatttTACCAGTCATCTTCCATGAACTGGGGTTTCCAATGCTGATGCAGGAAGAGTTTGGGACTCCGAGACCTGGCCCACCTATCAGCACATGATTTACGGATGTCACCTGGACCaactgtcggacttggacaatcatcgcatatatagtaTGCATAATGCTCTAAAGCAGGGATCAGCagaaatgtcatcgtgatcactagcagTAGTGTCGTTgcaggggcagcgcagtaaacaGTCTTAccttcaccccctcccttccgtcCAACTCCCCTGCAACTCCAGTTCATAGACATCgatcagtggcgggttacctgattAGGTTTAGACTGcgtctttctcaaaaccttcaacgtctgttcggaaacatATGTTTAAGAAAGAATGagaggaacagtatttgttgtgcacatggtgacaatgtagacgcctcttgtgttctTTTCTAATAGGCAAGCATGAACATATCTAATGTAATCGTAAACGAAAATGTATAAAGTTTTGTAGGGCTGGACAgggcgaagcaattaaaacataaaaaaaaaaaaagctaaattgaaataatagttccggtactaaaatatgttgaaacaagctatgagtcaaagggaacaccatgcaagttatgttattgctttggaaatcgcaaaatcatcgCATACATGTTCAAAACTCCTAATGTGTAGTTTGTaagtcagctagttgctagtcactagtgtgtagtataggCTTGAGCCTAAGAACAAATGACTGCTAATCTAGGCAGGGCAGCTGGTGTTTTATGTCTGTGGTAATAAAACTGTGACGTGAAATCTGAAGAAATCATTTTGCCAATGGCACGAACTATGTCATTTCTTTTGTGAGTCTATTCTATGTAATActaaaaattacaaagaaaatagATCTAATTGGTTTTTATTTGGAGGGAATCACAATTTGAAATTAGATCTTATGCATTATTTTCtgataatgaatatgaataaacAGTTCTCGTGGTATGCAGGCTGCCAGACAAGATGGCATGCTCAAAACCATATCCTCGGTTATCAGGGttgctgaaaatatgtatttctgtgGAAACttcaaatttgatttttttcagCTTCGTATGAGAAAGTAAGAAAGGTAGGTATGGCAGACGAAATCTCAGAACACTGCAAGGAACAATGTTTAACTTCATTACCAACGAATCCTGGCTTACCTGCAACTGGCTCCACCAACTCCTCTGCAATTCCTGGTTTCACATGACGGACCATGATAATGCCTCCAATGGTGAGATCCTTCAGAGGAGCATAGCTACTGCCTTCTACCTGCTGCAAAACCTTCAACTGAAACCAATAACATCCATTTGTCACAATTCATGTTGCGTGTAAACTGCATGCAATATTATAAATCAAGAAGCATGAGCATGACGTTaattattttagatttcactTTTACATTTTACGAAGCAAATCAACTGAAGAAATTTACCTGTGGTTTCATAATGCGTCCTGGGTTGTTCAAAATCTCAAAGGCTGGTTCTGGTTCTTTCtttgcttcttcttctttggtACCCATTGCAGCTTTCTTCTCTACTGATCCTGCTCTCTTTTCATccttatctttttctttcttatcatccttttctttcttttcatctttcttttcctttccttcgtcCTTATCCTCATCCTAAAatgatgttttattattaaatactaaacAAATTAATCAATATGAACTTCAGTATTTACACTTTATTAGTATGATCATCCTTTGTGTTGGGACAGGACCCCAAAGTACAGTAAATAAACGCAGATTCAGTTTGAGACCAGCCTTTAGCTTCTTATACACTTCTGAATATCTTATATTGTTGACCAAGTATCAGAATTATCCGTGAATCAGGAAACAAGAAGGGAGATAAATTACTGCTATATTTTAGTTACAGCATTCTCATTTATGAGTACacagcggaaaaaaagtcaaataaaagtcttgtttacggtttacaagtactgtacgcatagactatggcgtGAGGTGTGCATGCATCCCAAGTAGGTACAACAGGGTACCGTCCACAGAGAGCAACACTGCTCTGAttgaaaacaactgccactctgcgttctcagtcagtcctcgtccgtacgtgaacagagaacattgagatacgtaaacatattattcatttgtgttcggtgaagtgatcataatgccgaagacagatgcTAAAAAgcatagggtgtattctttaatacaagaatatggcgTCTACagttttagtagtgatactggtgaaacaattaaatgtcggttatgtatgtgtgcattaaaaaagataacaaaacaatcaaTAGAAAatcaatgtaatacacagaaacatatgaaaaatgttactctatgttagaagaaaataagggttgaagttcaaattccgcctcaaatatgaaatataacttttgccaggatttgtgtcgaatgatgataagttgcaatattccattcaaaacgttggacgatcctcactttaaagggtttatagaaaagtacacaaaatatcaggcaccttctgaatcactgatttgaaaacagttcttacctgcacgcgcctctagtatgcctactgtgcttacgtaaacaacaaccctctgacgagaaaAAATACTCACGTTGTAGTTACCTTTACATCTGAATGACTTTTTTTCTGCTGTCTATttatgagtattttttttttgtaaatctaTGTCACTGGACATCTAGTTTTGCTTATATTGTCAAGGAACTCATGCTAAGGTATATTTATTATCTTTACTAGGTTGAACCCACTAAGTGTGATGTAATTTTATTGATGTCATGGTAACTGTTCACTTACCACTTCCATCTTGTCAGCATCACGCTGGGCACGTCCGGCCTCTATACGCCCAGCTTCTCGCCTGCGGGCCCTAGCAGCAATACTCAGAACAGCAGTTgttactttttctctttcctctcgTTTCTTTTCTTCTAAAGGAGGAGGATAGGCGAAAACTGAGGGGCGAGCATTTGAACGAAATTCAAGCTTCGGCATCTGCAACAAGAAAACACAGATATTTCACAATGCTTTTATTGTTTGCAAAATTTTGTAGCTCAACCAAACCTTAGTTTGTTAATGACTTCTCATCAGACAGAATCAGCATTTGATTCCAGGGAGATTtcatgaagagagagagagagagaaataactcgtccggccttaattaaggatgaccacgaggatccagaaattaatagcaaataaatataattaattaaatatgaatattgttataaaaataaaatgtaataattaagcaccattgattatcaataataaaataaaatcttagaagatgactataaattatacttataaataaaagattttatttaaaactagtcgtacccgtgcgctccgctgcacccgttagaaataaatataaagtaattacataattaaaataggacatttgatccaaggaacattcgtgtttgatagaaggataaatcctttaatatgttacttaatttattgcatccaaataattaaaatgcgatcattttgatccagagatcactcattggtgcaatgacaattcctttaacatgtttctaatttttattacatgcaaccatagtttaatgaacattgacattttagatttaatgtgtatactttattttacttgttataggtttccattgaattttggtaataacttaattttaacccttgttttctacgtattcagtaaatggcgtttggcccactatggttctgaacccttcaaataacttaaattattttatataatattacattgcattacattatattatatcagaagttactgtaataacattatagcattatgtccatctagagaaactacactttccaatggtgaaataataattaattatacaaatcggttaatttagcttccgatattacttcatacaaacacagaaacattctatgtaggctatctttcatagctttcgattgttgctgtccaaggccccttatagacgaagtcatttgttttttatttcattatacagccttagatggcagttattttaattttaaaactcatttatctcattaaatatcagtcctatcaaaatttttcaaggaataaaacttatcgcaacttatttttaaagaaacttttgttatgtaacatttttcacaaaaatcaataataagcgagatatttcgatttatttaattcagggccccttataaccccctttcaaataatgtattttgaatgccatatagcctaaaatctaagttagaacgaacataatttatattccaattttcatcgaaatccgttcatccattatcgcgtgaaaaggtaacaaacatacagacagacagacagacagacagacatacaaacaaaaatttcaaaaaagcgattttcggtttcagggtggttaattatatatgttaggaccaattatttttggaaaatcgaaaattaccagaaaaatttcggctacagatttattattagtatagattatattatattatattatattatattatattacattacattatattatatcagaagttactgtaataacattatagcattatgtccatctagagaaactacactttccaatggtgaaataataattaattatacaaatcggttaatttagcttgcgatattacttcatacaaacacagaaacattctctgtaggctagctttcatagctttctattgttgctgtccaaggccccttatagacgaagtcatttgttttttatttcattatacagccttagatggcagttattttaattttaaaactcatttatctcattaaatatcagtcctatcaaaaattttcaaggaataaaacttatcgcaacttatttttaaagaaacttttgttatgtaacatttttcacaaaaatcaataataagcgagatatttcgatttatttaattcaggcccccttataacccccctttcaaataatgtattttgaatgccatatagcctaaaatctaagttagaacgaacataatttatattccaattttcatcgaaatccgttcatccattatcgcgtgaaaaggtaacaaacatacagacagacagacagacagacagacagacatacaaacaaaaatttcaaaaaagcgattttcggtttcagggtgattaattatatatgttaggaccaattatttttggaaaatcgaaaattaccagaaaaatttcggctacagatttattattagtatagattagcatatccttaattaaagccttctgagtggtataaataaaaatgtaataataaaagtgGCTATCGTACAGGATTCTTTCAAGTATTTTGTCATCACAAGTTCACTATTATTCCACTACCAGTACTATTTCTTCTCATAATTATCTCTAAATAACCAtcataattgaagaggtggattcttAAGTGTcccaagtccttttttttttttttttttttttttcacgttaaAATTTGTTCTTTTCAAGCCTATATATAACTATGTAAGTTTGTTTAATAGAttctcctaagtcttgacttagtgtctgcatatgttttttcAAATGAATCTAAGGCGTCAAATTTATTTCATCAGtttttgtatcttttttttcATAACTTCTCATTCGAACTCAGGCCAGTTTGGCATGCACCTCTTCAATTGGAAAGGGATGCTgaatcaagattaatatttacaattacatttaTCACCTCATTGTTTCTAAAGTCTCTGTGGTTTATAAGGgatgttaaatgaataattacaattataccaTTTTTTAGTAATGTTTAACGTGTCTGTGAAACTAGTGGGCCCAGGATCGAATTCTGGTTGGCTTTttacattaagagcaaatgctgggaaatgTTTAGCACCAGACCCCGCAATAATTTCATAACCTTCATCTAACAGGATTCTTCATCACAATCACCAAAAACGTAGGAGGAGACGCAAATGGCTACATGCCAATATGtgcaggaggaaggaaaaaagttcTTCTCTGAATAGTTTCGGTAGTTAGAAGGGACGACTGTAAGAAATTAGGGTTGCAATCATCATCTCACTGTCTCTGGGCAGCCTTTGTAGTTGAAAAGTACGTTAAAAGGATAATCAATtaccttttaatatttctgtatgtAAAACAATCAAGTTCAAGATGTACAAGTTCACAGAAGTGGCATCTACTCTGATCATTATTTAGTCGTGGGAACCATTACATTGAGCAGGTTGgagaaaatttaaacaaaatctCACAAATCTCCATAGGATGTATACAAAGTGTATTTACTGCAACAAGAATCTATTAGAAACCTCTATCAAAGAAGATTACAAGAATATCTAATGAAAACAgaaacatataataatatataggatgattcataaaaatctgtaaaaactttgtgggtgtaatgtagaggtaaaactaaactaaaatgttctataaaacttttcccgcaaatccttactttcagagttatgatgtaaatgtaaaatttttcagtaggaagagaaaacacatttattcatgctatggcagccatacataggagactgtgaattcttacattttcgaaacaaagaaatataattacatacaggagattttattatttgctgtatcactatttaagttatttaatagagcaaaaatctgaaaatcgataaatatgtcacataggagttactgcagaaacgactatatatatatatatatatatatatcatcattaGCAACATAAACTAGAAAACTGTCCGAACTTTTAAAACATTAACTATAATTATTGCACTGTACATAATTAAGaggcggccaggtagctcagttggtagagcagctggctacggactggaaggtccggggttcgatcccaggtggtgacaggatttttttctcgttgccaaactttcagaacggccctgaggttcactcctATAAAATAGAGTAccgggtttttcccgggggtaaaaggcagtcagagcatggtgccgaccacaccacctcattctagtgccgaggtcatggaaagcatggggctctacctccatgcccccccaagtgccttcatggcatgttacggggatacctttacctttttttacctttacataattaagaaaaatatttacaaattactaaTAAGTAACTACAATTACTGCATTGTGTAATGTAACAtgctttatgataataataaaaaaaaaaacacacacacacacacaataggtatttattttttatcagcaTGCAATTAAAATATGTTGCTTTTAAACTGGACTGTAACATTTTGATGACTTCTATCTAGTATTATATAAGAGTGATAATAAAGAAGTGATGATTGAGAATATCTGGAATGATGATAAAGGAAACAACATCcgaatttaaaaaatcttaaccAATACCGTCTTTTACACTTTGAACTTATCTAGACTTGAGTCAGGATTTGTGATGTGGAAAACATTAGCCATTCAATTAACAagggaaatatataaaaatggtaAAGGAATTTTACTTATCGATTAATATATcattaaattttccaagatttgaTTCACTGTCTATAGGTATAGGCTACTTACCTTAAGCTGTGCATTAAGAGCAATGAGGCAGGTTGGAGTGAATGCCAGTGCAAGGCAGTGTGCCAAGGGAAACCAGTACCAATACTGCGTGAACACTACCACTCCAACAACTGCAAGCATGTTGGTGTGGCCAGTACGAGACTGCAGGGAGACAGTCACATTTCGTCCTCCTGAAATGAAGCATACAAGAATTACgtataaaaaacacacacacagtacGTCAATCCTGTATCGAGCCTAGTCTTCGTTTATTATGGCACTGCTCAAATAATTATACAAGCTGGCATATAGCACACAAAATACAGTTCGTGCATAACAATTTCACTGTTAGCAGTGGTGTTTCGTACCCTGGGATTATAGCAAAACATTTGAATGACATGGATATTTTGGGGCAACTGAAAACACTGTGGAGCAGCGGAGAGCAACCTTGCTCACGAAATACTACTGCCAGCTTTCCAGTGCAAAAGAACTGTATCATGTATGAACCttaggaggaatgtaaaatacttgaaGATAATGTAGTTTGAGTTAACCTACATCAATTTAACCTGATATATCTATGTCCGAAATGAAATGGTTGGGAAGTTATTCATGGGggaacttttaaatggagagaagcattatagacgtatttctacattttagaacattgtgataggatacattattgaaaatgctgcatcttgtgttgttccaataagtttatttcataagtaAGTACAAACTGAgtaagaaagtaaaataattacacaacacaaattaCTAAGGCTGCCCTTCTTAAAGATTCCATGAATTATAAATTCACACAAGATCCCGGTAACAGTCATCTTTCCGACCTCAATAAAACATTTGATcgcttgccagtttcagataacatctgGTAAGCACAGGAAACACAGCTAGCTGGAACCCTTCCATTGGGAAAACGTCGTCgtattcctcaacagcagccaatgaatgcattgccatcacaaaatccacaaacaaaaAGCATCTCTCCACATTCACTACgggaatacacgaattaaatgtcaagtgaacgtgtattcagttgtgtgtgttgTGCAGATGTTGCAGTGCTCAGATGCTGCCATGTGCAGAAGATCTTGTGTAACATGTCAAGTATAGTAAGTACATAGAACCGCAAGATGTTCCAGTATTTCTCTCCAACTGTAAGACTTCGGACATGGTTATATCAGGTTACATTgatgtagattaacccaaactacattatcctgaagtattttacatttattctgAAACATTGTATACAGGGCCATAACTAGAGAGGAGAAGAAGAGGATAAATTCCCccaaaacagaaaataattttatttttttcaccttCAATCTCAAAATAATTAGGATTTGTTTACCTTACTTTGAACTAGAAGCATAACTGAGCAAAATGTTTTTAGCTTGCATGTAACGTGCACTTTCTCTGTAGTTAACTCCACCATGTCCAGACTGTAACAGACCTATTCACTCCTATACTAGGTGCAGAAAAAATAGGCGGGTATGGCAAACCTTTCATTCACTACCCCTCAGAACCTGGTTAGTGTATGGTCCTGTTCCAAACGGAATGTGAACCTTACAATGAATAATCACATTTTCAAGACAATTTAACTAAGAATTTACACTGAATGACATTTCATCAGAACAAGAGCTTTCCGTTTTTTAATACTTGTTGTAATCATAATCACAGTTAGTCACAGAGACTTCAATGCACCAACGAAAAACTGactagcaaaaatttccagaattatgACTGAGGAAAGTTGTTTGAGAAAGAGGGAGTAGGAAGAAGGTTAGGGTATTGTAACTATATGTAGGATTAAGCATGCAGGTAGGcctaaatactgtattattattattattattattattattattattattattattcgtaatgCCGATACTGTTATACAAAGGCCTACATACAAAATACGAAGTTAAGTGATACACAAGTAAGACAACTAGggctattattttaaaaagtacaaattAAGAAGCAGGGCTCTCTCAGGTTGCAGAAAAAAGTACTGGGGTGGTGCCCTGGTGCCCCTGGCACCACTACACCCCTGAATATAGGATGTTGGGAAAATAACATTAGCAGATGAAACCAAAAGTTCATACATTATACAGTtgttatcccccccccccccccaggcacTAAATTGATCTTTTGTGGCAAATTTTTTCTGGTCCAGTGTTCCGACCTAGCCAATTGTTCGAGAGGGGGTCGAAATTCAGTATTCTTACCTGTTTTCTGTTTTGCATGGAAGAGAAGAAAGTGATTTGTTCAGAAAAATAGTGAATGCGTGTTACTCTGTATCATGCCTATTAGTGTTTTCATAGTGTGTCGTAGGTCGTGAAATGAATAAAGTTAaagatatcattttatttaataacaaagtGGAAATAATCAGAAAGGATCATTCACAACTGCCTGATTAAGTGTAAGTGAAGAGAAAAGGTCTCTACTTTGTTTCGTAAGTGTTCTACGTGGTGGGAATAAAAGCTGGACAGTCTCATGTATAAAAGATCTCAAACATCTTTCTGAGTAAGTAAAAAATCAGGTCGTCGGTCTTgcacattaataatgatattaaatttaaactacTGGGTTCTGTAATATACTTGGGGAATCCTGTACTTGCTCAGTTAAATGAGGACTACTGTGTACAATGAGCATCACAATAAATTAGTTGATAAAAGAATAGCACATGTTAAATAGGATAACAAACTGCCTTAAATTCTGCGAACTCATTATTGTAGATATTTATGCATTTGATAAGCGACTGATTGTCTTGCTTGCAACTCAAAAAGCAAGGAGAGCAAAGTTCCTGTATAAGTAAGGTAAGAATTTAAATGTTGATTTAACTCTGTATTTACGTGCATATTttagagataaaatataataggTGCATATGGATGTCTGTAAATAGTGTATTTTACGATTTATTTAATATGTGGAaggttaacaaaattctgtttttttcgcaagttaaatatattaattagtcCCACCACATAAGTAAGCCTCGAGCCGCCATTGGTCTAAAATCTCCAATCATGAGGTTCATACGAGACATTTATAGCATAAAATATACTAGCTATAATACTGCAGAAAGTTCAATATACAAAAGAGATAACAAATCTCTTTCCCTGTTTCTGCATAACGTAACATAAATTCCAAGTGCTAGTGAGTGTTTTTTCGCTTAATATCGAAGTAGAAGTTCCAAGCTTCTCATAGAAGGTTTAAATCTCTTACACGACTTGTGTAAACTATTGAAGCAGCTTTAAGCCTTCAAGTTCACTTGTAGGTTAAAGTTCATGTGTGATTACTGTGGTACATTACTTTCATGCTGGAGCTTGAACTGCGTCTGTATGAGGAGTTGGGCAAATTGCAGGGTCCAAATTATTAGGATATTTCATAAGTACCGGTAACACCTGTATTCTTTGTTGTCATTATTGCAGTCTTGCACGAACAGAAATAGTAATCTGTAGAATGGTCTTCAGGTTCACAACATATGATTGGGATACAAAATACGAATGACTATGGTCTGAAATGAACCTGCTGTCATGTATTTTCAGTACATGATCAAATTTTATATCTAAGTACAAGCATTTTAAATTCCAGGTTTAAAAGTTTGTTTGTAAAAGTCTATAACATTTCTTCTCTGAaggcttgatttgcataatacatgtcactgttccttaacagaaaaccacaatttaagtcacatagagttagtgtgcactcaatattggttggttgacagttgtcagcccactttgaggtctgtgattatagagggaaaaattggatcggtgtttggtagagttcccgggtagctcagttggtagagcattggtatgtttaaccagAGGTCCTGtattcgatacccagccccagaacaatttttcctcgaaattattcaaatcaactttacagggagttatacctgaaagcttgatttgcataatacacgtcactgttcgttaacagaaaaccacaatttaagtcagagttagtgtgcactcaatgttggttggttgacgattgtcagcccactttgtgctctgtggatatagagggaaaaaattggatcggtgtctggtagagttcccggctagctcagttggtagagcattggtacgttcaactaaaggtcctgggttccatacccggccccggaacaatttttcctcgaaattattaatttcttctcTGCATTTGCCAGTGACACTGTAAGAGACAactacgatgataatgatgatgatgatctctcaagattaattgcacaaattaatgaTAATCCACACTCAAACAATCCTGTTTTAGTGGTTTCTTTTATCTTACCTGCATCAATTATGCCCTGAGCAAGAATAGCACCGAACTTAGCCATCACATCTTCATGCTTGTCTACAACGACCTTAGCATACAATGCACGGAAATCCTTCACCTAGAAAAgaagatgcattattattattattattattattattattattattattattattattgctgttgttgtttttgttaacCTTACAAGACATGGAGACTTTTCACTACTGAAAAACCTGTATGGGTATAattcaaagaaaagaaataaaacatatttataagTTTTCTTTTTCGAAAAGTTCTATTTTCATTTTAACCATGCAAGAGGTCCCCCTCCCCTCCGTGTAACTGGATGCTTCATCCTGCCCACATTGGATGGAAATGTCATCGATCCATCACTAATTTTCATAAAAGATAAGgcacaatttcattttttattcaagtGTTAGTGTAGATTCTCACAATTCAAGATTTTGGGTAAAACTGAAAACCCCCATGCTGTATGATGGTATGGAGTGCAGTTAGTGCTTATCGAGTTAGTATGAGATAATAAATTGGGAccattatataaataaca contains the following coding sequences:
- the LOC138713592 gene encoding 26S proteasome non-ATPase regulatory subunit 1-like isoform X1 — its product is MDMTPEQCPSVVSLLAESYNPHVRYGAAMALGIACAGTGLKEAIALLDPMTNDPVNFVRQGALIASAMILIQQTEHTCPKVKDFRALYAKVVVDKHEDVMAKFGAILAQGIIDAGGRNVTVSLQSRTGHTNMLAVVGVVVFTQYWYWFPLAHCLALAFTPTCLIALNAQLKMPKLEFRSNARPSVFAYPPPLEEKKREEREKVTTAVLSIAARARRREAGRIEAGRAQRDADKMEVDEDKDEGKEKKDEKKEKDDKKEKDKDEKRAGSVEKKAAMGTKEEEAKKEPEPAFEILNNPGRIMKPQLKVLQQVEGSSYAPLKDLTIGGIIMVRHVKPGIAEELVEPVAAFGPKPDEDKEPEPPEPFEYTED
- the LOC138713592 gene encoding 26S proteasome non-ATPase regulatory subunit 1-like isoform X2, which produces MALGIACAGTGLKEAIALLDPMTNDPVNFVRQGALIASAMILIQQTEHTCPKVKDFRALYAKVVVDKHEDVMAKFGAILAQGIIDAGGRNVTVSLQSRTGHTNMLAVVGVVVFTQYWYWFPLAHCLALAFTPTCLIALNAQLKMPKLEFRSNARPSVFAYPPPLEEKKREEREKVTTAVLSIAARARRREAGRIEAGRAQRDADKMEVDEDKDEGKEKKDEKKEKDDKKEKDKDEKRAGSVEKKAAMGTKEEEAKKEPEPAFEILNNPGRIMKPQLKVLQQVEGSSYAPLKDLTIGGIIMVRHVKPGIAEELVEPVAAFGPKPDEDKEPEPPEPFEYTED